The following coding sequences are from one Bacteroidales bacterium window:
- a CDS encoding arsenic efflux protein, whose translation MGHQHEDSNPISFENLLSVLQHTLMVTFFVLVVMLLIEYITVQSRGRWTRPLGRSGYLQIVVAAFFGLIPGCLGGFTSVSLYIHRTFNFAALLTTMIATTGDEAFVMFSLFPSKALQLNLYLLLLSVAVGSVIYIIFKNKSPLKSEEIEIPLHKEEPDCTCFEPGLIIPQLRKISFTRTLLITGSLLFLLHLFTTAEFHHPNGWEKTTYIIVTLIGFFIVTTVPDHFLTEHLWKHTIKRHIPRIFIWTLIAFLVIDVFLGYFNLDQWISSNTAIILVLALLIGLIPQSGPHIIFVTLFAGGAIPFSVLLANSIVQDGHGAIPLLAESPRSFIAVKAIKLVLGIIAGASGIILGF comes from the coding sequence ATGGGACACCAGCACGAAGATTCCAATCCAATAAGTTTCGAAAATCTGCTATCGGTGCTTCAGCATACGCTGATGGTGACCTTTTTTGTATTGGTTGTGATGCTGTTAATCGAATATATCACTGTCCAGAGCCGGGGGCGGTGGACCAGGCCCTTAGGACGGTCAGGTTATCTCCAGATTGTTGTTGCTGCTTTTTTTGGTCTGATACCCGGATGCCTGGGAGGTTTTACATCTGTTTCTTTATACATTCACCGCACATTTAATTTCGCCGCTTTATTAACAACCATGATTGCGACGACTGGCGATGAGGCTTTTGTTATGTTCTCCCTTTTCCCCTCCAAAGCATTGCAATTGAACCTGTATCTTCTCCTTTTGTCAGTCGCGGTAGGTTCTGTTATTTATATAATTTTCAAAAACAAAAGTCCCTTAAAAAGTGAAGAGATAGAAATCCCTTTGCACAAGGAAGAACCTGATTGCACCTGCTTTGAGCCTGGGCTGATCATTCCACAACTCAGGAAAATTTCTTTTACCCGCACCTTGCTGATTACCGGGAGTTTATTGTTCCTGCTCCATTTATTTACGACAGCCGAATTTCATCATCCAAACGGTTGGGAGAAAACCACCTATATTATTGTGACACTCATTGGATTTTTCATTGTTACCACTGTTCCAGACCATTTCCTGACTGAGCACCTTTGGAAACACACCATAAAAAGGCATATACCCAGGATTTTTATCTGGACCCTGATCGCCTTTCTCGTCATTGATGTCTTCCTGGGATATTTTAACCTGGATCAATGGATCAGTTCAAATACTGCAATTATACTTGTGCTGGCTTTGCTGATTGGTCTCATCCCGCAGTCGGGACCGCATATTATATTTGTCACACTTTTTGCCGGTGGGGCCATCCCTTTTAGCGTGCTTTTAGCCAATTCCATTGTTCAGGATGGTCACGGCGCCATTCCATTGCTGGCGGAATCGCCCAGAAGCTTCATTGCTGTGAAAGCAATAAAATTAGTTTTAGGAATCATAGCCGGCGCTTCAGGTATTATTTTAGGTTTTTAG
- a CDS encoding CoA-binding protein — translation MAKNRLKIIDEFLQPKKFAFIGLSRDPKKFSRNVFKELLAKGYDIYPVNPNMDDVEGIKCYNDVSGLPESVRYGLFMTPKANTAGAVENAIHHGFTHFWLQQGAETKEAVEIAKQNGVKLVYGACIMMHANPDGVHKFHRFLSKLFGAFPKK, via the coding sequence ATGGCGAAAAACAGGTTAAAAATCATTGATGAATTTCTTCAACCGAAGAAATTTGCTTTTATCGGGCTTTCCCGTGATCCCAAAAAATTTAGCCGGAATGTCTTTAAAGAACTTCTTGCCAAAGGCTATGATATATATCCGGTAAACCCGAATATGGATGATGTGGAAGGTATTAAGTGCTATAACGATGTTTCAGGTTTGCCTGAAAGTGTCAGATATGGCTTGTTCATGACCCCTAAAGCAAATACGGCCGGGGCCGTCGAGAATGCCATTCATCACGGTTTCACCCACTTTTGGCTCCAGCAGGGAGCGGAAACAAAAGAAGCAGTTGAGATCGCTAAACAGAATGGGGTGAAACTGGTTTATGGTGCCTGTATCATGATGCATGCCAACCCTGACGGGGTGCATAAGTTTCATCGTTTCCTGTCGAAATTGTTCGGAGCATTTCCTAAAAAATAA
- a CDS encoding glutathione peroxidase: MKTLIIISAIILTSSLVNSQSTGKKTFYDFTVTTIDGKEFPLSQLKGKKVLVVNTASKCGYTPQYEDLQKLFETYGRDNFTVIGFPANNFMSQEPGTNEEIKQFCSSKYSVTFPLMSKISVKGSDIAPVYSWLTSKAENGVMDAPVKWNFQKFMIDENGNLIGMAPSGDNPLSEKIVNWIKEK; encoded by the coding sequence ATGAAGACACTTATAATTATTTCTGCTATAATTCTCACTTCCTCTCTGGTAAATTCTCAAAGTACAGGTAAAAAGACTTTTTACGATTTTACCGTAACGACAATCGATGGCAAGGAGTTTCCACTATCACAACTTAAAGGAAAGAAGGTTCTCGTTGTCAACACAGCCTCAAAATGCGGATATACCCCGCAATACGAGGATCTGCAAAAACTTTTTGAAACCTATGGCAGGGATAATTTTACTGTAATTGGTTTTCCGGCAAATAATTTCATGAGTCAGGAGCCTGGCACAAATGAAGAGATTAAGCAATTCTGCAGCTCAAAATATTCTGTTACTTTCCCGTTGATGTCGAAGATCTCGGTTAAGGGAAGCGATATCGCTCCGGTATACAGTTGGTTGACTTCAAAGGCAGAGAATGGAGTTATGGATGCGCCGGTGAAATGGAATTTTCAGAAATTCATGATCGATGAAAACGGTAACCTGATTGGTATGGCACCTTCAGGAGATAATCCCCTATCAGAAAAGATTGTGAACTGGATCAAGGAAAAATGA